A stretch of Gadus macrocephalus chromosome 17, ASM3116895v1 DNA encodes these proteins:
- the LOC132445579 gene encoding homeobox and leucine zipper protein Homez-like, with translation MVFEEESTSVSPVDIEGFTLQNKSPLSCPPCPPVSLSPCRVATPAGSPLPSLTQAQAFSLNKNSTLCLPVFSADNKLLWVHSNSIAQEVAHVADTLDGAFEVFPYPKREEMAKLARRCSLHVDHVRVWFMFQRLHYGISWDYADICAVRRRLLGPGRQRSAKAAVVVGGEDDPQAVREEKEEAKEEEEAAAREDVLEEAGERGSSERSGSCVKMGARGVATEKGEEGEGRGGGSGETGESTASPTPPPVSSVRRPYGPPRKKKKKTPYDLLPKVQVSEIPLASKGPRGPPGAGENHAGRKADSTATVSRDHDGVDGVAPGNGSAHGNTSALSDLDTSKAKASPPDTKPKNKKKTREQLEQLEQLNHLRRAFLACQYPEPSDYDRLSELTGRQHRKLAQWFADRRYDLKNSKPRWITRQDQQRVLARMRQQQRVKHLWIADAGLEKDRDPGAGTWGLKQE, from the coding sequence GTTTTCGAGGAGGAATCCACGTCTGTCAGCCCTGTGGACATAGAGGGATTTACTTTACAAAATAAGAGCCCCCTCTCATGTCCCCCGTGCCCTCCAGTATCCCTCTCCCCATGCAGGGTGGCTACGCCCGCcggctcccccctcccttccctcaccCAGGCCCAAGCCTTCAGCCTCAACAAAAACAGCACCCTGTGCCTCCCTGTGTTTTCCGCGGACAACAAGCTGCTGTGGGTCCACTCCAACTCCATCGCCCAGGAAGTAGCCCACGTGGCCGACACCCTGGACGGGGCCTTCGAAGTGTTCCCTTACCCGAAGCGGGAGGAGATGGCGAAGCTGGCACGGCGCTGCTCCCTGCACGTGGATCACGTGCGCGTGTGGTTTATGTTCCAGCGCCTCCACTACGGCATCAGCTGGGACTACGCCGACATCTGCGCGGTCCGAAGGAGGCTGCTGGGCCCGGGGCGCCAAAGATCGGCGAaagcggcggtggtggtggggggggaggacgaCCCACAGGCGGtgagggaggagaaagaggaggccaaggaggaggaggaggcggcggcaaGGGAAGATGTTTTGGAGGAGGCtggcgagagagggagcagcGAGAGGTCAGGTTCGTGTGTGAAGATGGGAGCGAGAGGCGTGGCCACagaaaagggagaggagggcgagGGCCGAGGGGGAGGGTCAGGGGAGACAGGCGAGAGTACAGCGTCGCCGACGCCTCCTCCTGTGTCGTCTGTCCGCCGTCCGTACGGACCAcccaggaagaagaagaagaagacgccCTATGACCTTTTGCCCAAAGTTCAGGTTAGCGAGATCCCACTTGCCAGCAAGGGCCCCAGGGGGCCACCGGGGGCCGGTGAGAACCACGCAGGTCGAAAAGCCGACTCAACGGCAACCGTGAGCAGAGACCACGATGGCGTAGACGGCGTCGCCCCCGGCAATGGCTCCGCCCACGGTAACACGTCAGCCCTCAGCGACCTGGACACGTCGAAGGCCAAGGCCAGTCCGCCGGACACCAAACCCAAGAACAAGAAAAAGACcagggagcagctggagcagctggagcagcTGAATCATCTGCGTCGGGCCTTCCTGGCCTGCCAGTACCCCGAACCGAGCGACTACGACCGGCTGTCGGAGTTGACTGGCCGGCAGCACCGAAAACTGGCCCAGTGGTTTGCCGACAGGCGCTATGACCTGAAGAACTCCAAGCCCCGCTGGATCACCCGCCAGGACCAGCAGCGGGTCCTGGCTCGCATGCGGCAGCAGCAGAGGGTGAAGCACCTGTGGATAGCGGACGCCGGCCTAGAGAAGGACCGAGACCCGGGGGCTGGGACCTGGGGGTTGAAGCAGGAGTAG